tgtacgctgattggttgaaaatatggtttcaacctttagactagtgatggctgggtacatcgaaattatgagaagtacatagtagtcaactacgaaattttgcgaaacgttgtgtggaagcgaataaaaatttttacaaaagttttcacagaattattcattttacgatgagatagtaacaatttctttttattttttatacaattcttctagtagagatatccagctaatcattaaagaaaatccgagttaattatctttaagcgttaccgagttataagggtttgagttgaaagtttataaaaatgttatgataaaattgtaactaaattataaaaattttccaatttttattgaaaattggttttgataaaaatttagtatggaatcttgatatgttttcttgaaagaagtgtaaaaaaaagtgaaaatttggatgattttcatagtgaaataatcgattttattatgtagtctatgacagttaaattcaccatattggcgtattttccatgaataaaagtttttctgcaaattaatttgaaagctctaatgtaaaaatgttttaggaaaattttatcataaaatattatagaaatgatagatttctattaaaatgttacataatttgtaaaaagtgtacgtttgttacgaaaagtctaaaatattacgatgctatgttataccaacgtcgttggctatgcaaaatgtgcggtgagctctattgcatttattataaaatatttttttctatataaagtggacttgaaactaaataaaaaatttaaaaatgtaaattctaaacaatgtattgttgcaattacaaatttaaaaaaaaatatttttttttttttggaaattaaacacaaattgaaaaatgcccttgtctaagcaagcaaatgtagaacagttgcataccgaacgaaatctatttccctttaataatttaaaatattaaaatactattttattctttttaaaacagtttttagaatagcaaaaaatatcatttgtttaaaaataataaaaaatacataaaaaatgtatattcaatgtatctaaattatctatttaaggttaaaattctctcgaatgtattggcctggctgtttttatcttcattcattcttgttatgtagctactacgaaaaatcaaattttgcaaaaagaataacagcaaatatactgttgctaatagaaaataaaaattttcaatttaacataaaaagtaaattaaataattttttttttaaaaaaagtttttgatttcgctccatgttttgaaacccaatattaccaaaagtaaaacgcatagaaaagaaaaatttttttaatataaatagtgtatttttccatccccaaaaaaagactatatttatttattttaataaaaataaaaaggtgtaagttttgaataaatttttttctcttttttataaaaatattgtggtcctgaaaaggaccgattgtttttgtaaaaaaaagttggcttttaaaatgtcaataatttaagcacgttctccacgaatacgtctggccaattggatatccttgggcatgatggtgacacgcttggcatggatggcacacaagttggtatcttcgaagagaccgaccaagtaggcttcgctagcttcttgcaaggccatgacagcagagctctggaaacgcaagtcagtcttgaaatcttgggcaatttcacgaaccaaacgttggaaaggcaatttgcggatcaacaactcagtactcttctggtagcgacggatttcacgcaaagcaacggtaccagggcggaaacgatgtggcttcttaacaccaccggtggctggtgcgctcttacgagcagctttggtagccaattgcttacgaggggctttgccaccagtagatttacgggcagtttgcttagtacgagccatttttcactagaggtttttagttcacttcacgatatgcacacaaacactgttAACACTGTAATAGTTGCCTTACGTGTACTTGTCTTTTATTTTTCCATATAATTCATTATTACAATGTATGTAAATCACACTTAAATCTATtgtctatatatatttatatatatcccTTATCCTCTAAGCACTTATGTCTATCTAGAGATGTATTATTCTATTTACTAGTATACTTTGGCAAAGGCCAGTCCGTTcagtttttaataaatatttagcaATAAGCCCTACTCATCATTTTCATATGCCTCggaaaaatggaataaaaaaacCGAGATCTCCAACTCATCTTTCTCCCTTCTACCTACATACTACCTAAAACAAATATATGTCTACTATTTACAAATAACgccaaacaaaacagaaaaaacaaaacaaacaatccATCGCAtgtaaacaaacagaaatataaactatttacaaaatcatgaatgaaacaaaataataaatataataaataataaaaataataaagaaaatatgCTTTCCCCGCTATCTCACTGTGCAGTGTTGTACACCATGTTATCAAGGCCATATTCGCCGTATCTTCGGTGATAAAAGAGTAATCTATCCTCCCGGTCAAATGCTAGACCCTTTTCAATCAATCCCAGCATACACATAGGCGTGAGATGACCTCTATTATCAAGGATATTCTGCAGCTCTTCCGCTGCCAACTCGCAATTTCTGACCAAGTCATTCACATGGCCCTGGCATTTCGACAGGTGGCTAACTGCAGAACCGAACATGAATACGTCAATGCGCGGCAATCCTCCCTCCCGGTAGATCTCCCTACATGAAGGTCTCTTATAGGAGCCGGTGATGTCCAGCCTTCCTTTAATCTCGAGGCAGTAAGCCAGCATCTTCCTCTCGAGGACTCTGATTCGCTCCATCTGATGGGAACTGATGGTATACCATGCCGGGAATCCGTACGTCATCGTGGGTCTTATCACCTGTCTATATAAGGCAGTCTTCACCTTTCTGCTCAGCCCTCCTCTCTTCGACAACAGACCTCTGAAGTTGGCCAAGGCAGCCCATCCCTTTCTAAGTACGTAGTCCACATGTTTTATGAAGGACATGTCCTCCTGAAACATGATACCCAAGTACTTAATCGTGCTGGTACTGCCTATGGTCTCTCCATTGATTGTTATCCTTGGAACATATGAACGGGCATTCCTATATACACTGCCCCTTTTCCCTTTGAAAATGATCGCCTGGCATTTTGGAACATTCAGTCGCAGCCTCCATTGCGTGAAATATTCTCCCAGTCTCTCCAGGTATCTCGTAAGATTCTTCTCGGCTGTCTTCGCCCTGGCATTTGTTGCAGCCACGATTATATCATCGGCATATATTATTACTGTCTCATCGCTCTCCGGCCTTGGCAAGTCTGCCAGATATAGGTTATATAAGACAGGGCCGAGCACCGAACCCTGTGGCACTCCTGCCTTAACGTCTCTGTCAGCAGATCTGGTTTCTCCAATTTCAACAGTGAAGCTTCTACTGCTCAGGTAGTCGCGTGTCAGCCTGGATAGACATGGATTAAATCCATGGGTACCTTCCATCTTCTGCAGTATTCCTTCTTGCCACACAGTGTCGAAGGCCTTCTCAAAATCCAAGCTGACAGCTACTGTGGCCCTCTTCCTGTTGAGTCCTCTGCTTATCTTGTCCACCAGAGACATGAGTGCGTGACCGGTGGGTAAACCTCTCCTAAATCCAAACTGCGCATGAGACAGTATTTCTTTATCCTCTATATGCTCGTTTATTCTCTCCAGAACGAATATTTCAAACATCTTACCCAGATTGGAAAGCAAGGATATTGGTCGATATCCTTCGGGACGAGTGGGATCTTTCCCCGGTTTCAATATCGGTATCACCCTGGACCTCTTCCATTTCTCAGGGAAATAACCCAGATTTAGACAGTGATTAAATAGCGTTGCAAGGTGCCTCCATGACCTCTCGCCAGCCCTTCTCAGGACATAGTTGGGAATCTCATCTTCTCCCGAGCTCTTCTTATTATTCAGGCGTCTAAGTACCGCTCCTATGTCCCCTGGTTTCACCAGTCTCATCGGCAAAGGGCTGGCTCCAGGTAGCATATTCCCGTTCGCAAGGTGGGAATCTCCAAATGTCGTCATTGGGCGGTAAATCTCCTCTCTTGTAACGCCATCATCGTCTCGTAATCCTGAATTTCCTTGTATCTTTGAAAATGTTTCCGCCAGTGTCTCGGCTTTCTCCATGTCAGCTAAAATCGTCCTTCCAGTATCGTCAACCAGTTGCCCTATCTCCTTCCTCCTTCGGGAGCCAGTGAAAGCATGTATTTTCCGATACATATTGTTGTCTGGTTTTATCCCGTTCAGTTGTCTTACAAAGAGGTCATCCTCGAATAATTTTATTCTCTCTCTTATTATAGTGTCTAAATTTCTGACCACTGCCCTGATGGTCATTGCCTCCTGTACATCTACCAGTCTATGCATCCTTCTCCTCAAGGTCTTCTTCTGCGAAATAAGATTCAAGATGTCACCGGGTAACTCTCGCATTAAACCATTCCTGGGCTTAAACTTCCGGATACTTTCCTCCATTGCAGATTTGAAGGCCACTGTTACACCCTCCACAGCGGCATCTATCTCCTCCGTGTTTACGTTGCGATCATCCGGCAACGCACATGTCGCCAGTTCAGCAGCAAGCCTGGCATTGAATGCCTGCGTTCTAATTGTGGTATAGTCATACATCTCTGTAGGTGTCCTCGTGGCCAGCGTCTCCATCTCAGCATCGAGCTGAACAGCCATATGATCTGACTCGAAATCCAGCGTCCGAAGACCGCCTTCGCTCCTTTCGATCTCTGTCCTCTCTATCCCGACTGTCGTCAAGAAGAAATCTATATATGAGCGGGATTGCGCGGCAATTCTTGTCGGTCCCGCCGTTCTTCTCTGTACTAGTATGGTTTCGCGCTCCAACCACCTCGCCAATGTCCTGCCACTGCCATTATCAGTATGATCTCCCCATTGCACATGTCTGGCATTCAGGTCTGCCCCTATGATCGCCTCGTCTGCACCTATAAGACCCTTCAAGGCCTCCAATTCTGCCATCCTCAGTGTATCCAGTGGCCTCAGGTATAGAGACGCTATAATAAATCCTCTTCCATTGACTGTACTCACCCTGACTACAGTATTTTCTATCCTGCCTAGGTCCGCCGATATCCTCTCACCTCTTATTCCCTCCCTCATAAAAATAGCGGTGCCACCACCGCCTCCGCCTGTCCTATTTCCTATAAAGGATCTATATCCTTTAAAACATATCCTATTCCTACTAGTCAATCTATAGTGCATATAGTGTCTCTTACATCTGGACACCAGCGAGTTCGCATTAATAAAGATGCACTTATAGGTCATTATCTGTCCATCACTAGAGTCGCTATAAGCCCTACCATGGCGCGTGTCCTCTCTTCATCGGTCTTCAATCTCCTGTAGTCAGCAAGATAACCGCCAACCTTGTTAAATATAGTGAGGAAGTCCCCGCCTAGAAGTCTCTCACATTCTCCATCGAAGAACCTCATGGTGTGTGTCACGGTTCCTGTAATATCCGTAGCAGTCGCTGGGGATGCACCACCGTCCGTCGACCTGTTCCTTACTGCGCCCGCATAGGAAACAGTACTATTATTCTTTGGTATAGCCTTCGTCGCACCCACTGATGAGGCGGTATTTCGCGATAATGGGATCTCAACAGTCGTAGGTGCCACACCAGCATGTGGCGCCATATTAACAACGACCTTTCGATTTCCGGTTCTTCCTTCCAATATCCTCCGGCGGACCGGGCACTATTTCGAACTAGCCACGTGGCCCTCGTTCCCACAGTTCACACACTTTACTGGGTGCTCCACTATCTTCACAACTTGGCCTGTCTCAGGATCTGTCTTCAGCACCTCTttctcctgttccttattgggAACTGCACATTTTCCTGGGCCATGGTCGCCTCCGCATTTAACGCAGCGGTATGGCATACTGCAATTGGTAGATGCATGCCCGAATCTCTGGCAATTTCTGCATTGCGTTATGCCTTTCTTCCTGTACCTACCTATCGAGACCCTACAGTTAAGGAGGTATCGTAGTTTCCTAAATGCGCCGATGTCAGATTCCCTATCCAGCTGCACTATCCACCTGTCATTAAATGCCTTAATAATGTTGACTACCTTCAGATTCAGTTTTCTCTCCTCAATGAACTCCCTGAGGTCATCCACGTCATACGTGTCTGAGAGTCCTCTCACTACAAGCGAATATGGCCTTAAAATCC
The Stomoxys calcitrans chromosome 3, idStoCalc2.1, whole genome shotgun sequence genome window above contains:
- the LOC131995787 gene encoding histone H3 — encoded protein: MARTKQTARKSTGGKAPRKQLATKAARKSAPATGGVKKPHRFRPGTVALREIRRYQKSTELLIRKLPFQRLVREIAQDFKTDLRFQSSAVMALQEASEAYLVGLFEDTNLCAIHAKRVTIMPKDIQLARRIRGERA